In Suttonella indologenes, one genomic interval encodes:
- a CDS encoding L,D-transpeptidase family protein encodes MKRRTVLKTGALLLSGCAGYAPNAEKTPSTQGAAVDFQLPISDLSQLSLRDRLQAQGFALGAKTFLRIFKEERVLEAWLLRADGRYHLYRKFPICTYSGDLGPKLREGDKQSPEGFYAVSAQQMNPNSKYHLSFNLGFPNAYDREHGYTGSYLMVHGDCVSIGCYAMDNQQIEVIYALVSAAHQRGQYAVPVHIFPFHLTQQNLMRHAHHRWLPFWQILQPAYDYFEHEHIPPQINVLAGRYQIAPHSELITGRMLADNN; translated from the coding sequence ATGAAACGGCGTACGGTATTAAAAACAGGGGCTTTGCTTTTAAGTGGCTGTGCGGGCTATGCGCCCAACGCCGAAAAAACCCCTTCAACGCAGGGCGCGGCGGTGGATTTTCAGCTGCCTATTTCGGATTTATCGCAATTGAGTTTGCGCGATCGTTTGCAGGCGCAGGGTTTTGCCTTAGGGGCAAAAACCTTTTTGCGTATTTTTAAAGAAGAAAGGGTCTTGGAGGCGTGGCTGCTGCGCGCCGACGGTCGCTATCACCTATACCGCAAATTTCCGATTTGTACCTATTCGGGCGATTTAGGTCCGAAACTGCGCGAAGGCGATAAGCAGTCGCCCGAAGGCTTTTATGCCGTGAGTGCGCAGCAGATGAATCCTAACAGCAAATATCATTTGTCTTTTAATCTCGGCTTTCCCAATGCCTATGACCGCGAACACGGCTACACCGGCAGTTATCTGATGGTGCACGGCGATTGCGTGTCGATTGGCTGCTATGCCATGGACAATCAGCAAATTGAAGTGATTTATGCTTTGGTCTCCGCCGCACATCAGCGCGGACAATATGCCGTGCCCGTGCATATTTTTCCCTTCCATCTCACGCAGCAGAATTTGATGCGCCATGCCCATCATCGCTGGCTGCCTTTTTGGCAAATACTGCAACCGGCTTACGATTATTTTGAGCATGAACACATTCCGCCGCAAATCAACGTATTGGCAGGGCGTTATCAGATTGCGCCGCATTCGGAATTGATTACCGGCAGAATGCTCGCCGATAATAATTAA
- the yjgA gene encoding ribosome biogenesis factor YjgA, whose product MSDKPKEYDEEGRVIRENRSAIKREREAIRQFAEELLKLPAHQYPLLPISEQLQAALIEGKRLTGNALRRHLNYLTRLLDEHPDFDKLRYVHEHINHPYRHDSSKMRRIAQEIDRLLGNDKDIYGELLAHYADFDMQYVRQLVREAQKHLSNTDSDNSDDSAADSSPPAPKAEKYRRRLQKYLQGLSLNYDDSET is encoded by the coding sequence ATGAGCGACAAACCTAAAGAATACGATGAAGAAGGCCGCGTTATCCGCGAAAACCGCAGTGCAATCAAGCGCGAACGCGAAGCCATCCGCCAATTTGCCGAAGAACTTCTCAAACTGCCGGCGCATCAATACCCCCTTCTGCCCATCAGCGAACAGCTGCAAGCGGCGCTGATTGAAGGCAAACGCCTTACAGGCAACGCCCTGCGCCGCCACCTTAACTACCTCACGCGCCTCCTAGACGAACACCCCGACTTCGACAAACTGCGCTACGTACACGAACACATCAACCACCCCTACCGCCACGACAGCAGCAAAATGCGCCGCATCGCACAAGAAATCGATCGCCTGCTCGGCAATGACAAAGACATATACGGCGAACTCCTCGCCCATTACGCCGATTTCGACATGCAATACGTCAGACAACTCGTGCGCGAAGCGCAAAAACACCTCTCAAATACCGACAGCGACAATAGCGACGACAGTGCCGCAGACAGCAGCCCGCCCGCGCCCAAAGCGGAAAAATACCGCCGCCGCCTGCAAAAATACCTGCAAGGACTCAGCCTTAACTACGACGACAGCGAAACCTGA
- a CDS encoding TAXI family TRAP transporter solute-binding subunit — protein MKTIRLSLLALCAGTQAIAEDNQVFLIDSGYYNGLYYQTAAMISALNTQPQGALPCKAGGSCGVEGVLLVNRSSHGSTENLQRLCSGQGDSALAQSNLVYMAYQGEGAFEKAEPCKNLRALASLYTEVLQIAVPKDSGIQSLSDLPGKKVGIGANHSGTHHAVQELFGAAGLSIAEIQFQVQSVGEAAQALKNKEIDAMIFFAGIPAPAFTGLNQELPLRFLSLQGTGIDELVKRSRTYQTVAVKAGAYAGSEAFDSVKVRALWVATDKMDKDWAYQFTKNLWDSTYYPDWLKEMRIANALSVETSLEGISIPLHEGAKRYYNEIGKRF, from the coding sequence ATGAAAACAATCCGTCTCAGCTTGCTGGCTTTATGCGCAGGGACGCAGGCGATTGCCGAAGACAATCAGGTGTTCTTGATTGACAGCGGCTATTACAACGGTCTGTATTATCAGACGGCGGCGATGATTTCCGCCTTAAACACGCAACCGCAGGGCGCTTTGCCCTGCAAAGCCGGCGGCAGTTGCGGCGTGGAAGGCGTCTTGCTGGTTAATCGCAGCAGCCACGGTTCAACTGAAAATTTGCAGCGTTTGTGCAGCGGTCAAGGCGATTCCGCTTTGGCGCAATCGAATCTGGTCTATATGGCGTATCAGGGCGAGGGCGCATTTGAAAAAGCCGAACCCTGCAAAAACTTGCGGGCATTGGCAAGCCTTTACACGGAAGTGCTGCAAATCGCCGTGCCTAAAGACAGCGGCATTCAGTCTTTAAGCGATTTGCCGGGCAAAAAAGTCGGCATCGGCGCCAATCATTCAGGCACGCATCATGCCGTGCAGGAACTGTTCGGCGCTGCGGGACTGAGCATTGCGGAGATTCAATTTCAGGTGCAAAGCGTCGGCGAAGCGGCGCAAGCGCTGAAAAACAAAGAGATTGACGCCATGATTTTCTTTGCCGGTATTCCTGCGCCGGCCTTTACGGGGTTGAATCAAGAATTGCCGTTGCGCTTTTTGTCTTTACAAGGCACGGGGATTGACGAGCTGGTCAAGCGTAGCCGCACATATCAAACCGTTGCGGTAAAAGCGGGGGCTTATGCAGGCAGCGAAGCCTTTGACAGTGTGAAAGTTCGCGCTTTATGGGTGGCGACCGATAAAATGGATAAAGACTGGGCGTATCAATTTACAAAAAACCTTTGGGATAGCACCTATTACCCTGATTGGCTGAAAGAAATGCGTATCGCCAATGCCTTATCCGTGGAAACCTCTTTAGAAGGCATCAGCATTCCTCTGCATGAAGGGGCGAAACGCTATTACAACGAAATCGGCAAAAGATTTTAA
- a CDS encoding 2-oxoglutarate dehydrogenase E1 component → MSTYKELKANSGISGGNAAFIEALYEDYLADPASVSEQWQRYFAQIKGDSEQEVSRLDVQERFELLGQQPLSASAEGTVSEKQVGVLNLIRAYRVRGHRYADTDPAKIRERHEVEQLRLSYHGLSDSDLQQSFAVDGVFGQQEMKLADLLKKLQKTYCGHVGLQFSHVWEQKELDWLTEQMEAGAGDYQFSAEEKKNFLRQLVAADGMEKYLHKRYVGQKRFSLEGGDALIPLLNAMIKALAANGVEEVGIGMAHRGRLNVLINILGKKPQLLFDEFDGKLVPAANRSGDVKYHMGFSSFVEIDGQKVDLTLAYNPSHLEFVNAVTMGSTRARLERRRQELGAEASIFEVAHKATPILIHGDAALAGQGVNQEVLQLSQLRGYQVGGSLHVVVNNQIGFTTSNLLDARSSMYCTDIAKSVQAPIIHVNGDDPEAVVFAGQLAVAYLNTFQKDIFIDLVCYRRLGHNEADEPSATQPKMYEKIRAHDVPAKVYADRLQQSGIIAADAYEAYQADYLARLESGERVAEASEIDGNGDFLAQEWKALSNQDWSAPVDTSFDTERLKALGVQAFSVPDSFTPHAIVKRTLAARQEMATGKQPLDWGAAENLAYATLLDQGYQVRVSGEDCGRGTFSHRHAVLHDQNTGESYMPLQYLKPNQPSIRVIDSLLSETGVLGFEYGYSVAEPRGLIIWEAQFGDFANVAQVIIDQFIASGETKWGRYSGLVMLLPHGYEGQGPEHSSARLERYLQLSADENWQVCVPSTPAQVFHMLRRQVLRQFRKPLVVMSPKSLLRHKLAVSELQELAKGRFQEIIGEIDAVDAANVKRVIMCSGKVYYDLLQKRRDENIQDIAIVRVEQLYPFPEQALADVLAQYPVQAELVWCQEEPRNQGAWHQIFESLQTAVGNRGLTYCGRRASASTAAGYAKVHAQEQEALVNQALGLAN, encoded by the coding sequence ATGTCCACATATAAAGAATTAAAAGCCAATTCAGGGATTTCAGGCGGTAATGCAGCTTTCATCGAGGCATTGTATGAAGATTATTTAGCGGATCCGGCTTCGGTCAGCGAGCAATGGCAGCGCTATTTTGCGCAAATCAAAGGCGACAGCGAGCAAGAAGTTTCGCGTTTGGACGTGCAGGAACGTTTTGAATTATTAGGACAACAGCCGCTGAGCGCATCGGCAGAAGGTACGGTCAGCGAAAAGCAGGTCGGCGTCTTGAATTTGATTCGCGCCTATCGCGTGCGCGGGCATCGTTATGCCGATACCGATCCGGCGAAAATCCGCGAACGTCATGAAGTCGAGCAGTTGCGTTTGTCTTATCACGGCTTGAGCGACAGCGATTTGCAGCAAAGTTTTGCCGTGGACGGTGTCTTCGGTCAGCAAGAGATGAAATTGGCGGATTTGCTGAAAAAATTGCAAAAAACCTATTGCGGACATGTGGGCTTGCAGTTCAGCCATGTATGGGAGCAAAAAGAGCTAGATTGGCTGACCGAGCAAATGGAAGCCGGCGCCGGCGACTATCAATTTTCCGCCGAAGAGAAAAAGAATTTTCTGCGCCAATTGGTGGCTGCCGACGGCATGGAAAAATATTTGCATAAACGCTATGTAGGACAGAAACGTTTCTCTTTGGAAGGCGGCGATGCCCTAATTCCTTTGCTCAATGCTATGATTAAGGCTTTGGCGGCAAACGGCGTGGAAGAAGTGGGTATCGGCATGGCGCATCGCGGCCGTTTGAATGTCTTAATCAATATCTTAGGCAAGAAACCGCAATTGCTGTTTGACGAGTTTGACGGCAAATTAGTACCGGCGGCCAATCGTAGCGGCGATGTGAAATACCATATGGGCTTCTCTTCTTTTGTGGAAATCGACGGCCAGAAAGTGGATTTGACCTTAGCCTATAACCCTTCGCATTTGGAATTTGTGAATGCGGTAACGATGGGCTCAACTCGCGCGCGTTTGGAGCGCCGCCGCCAAGAATTAGGCGCTGAAGCCAGTATTTTTGAAGTTGCGCATAAAGCCACGCCGATTCTGATTCACGGCGATGCCGCTTTGGCGGGACAAGGCGTTAACCAAGAAGTCTTGCAATTATCTCAATTGCGCGGCTATCAAGTCGGCGGTTCTTTGCATGTGGTCGTGAATAATCAAATCGGTTTTACGACTTCCAATTTATTGGATGCGCGTTCGTCCATGTATTGCACCGACATTGCCAAATCGGTGCAGGCACCGATTATCCATGTAAACGGTGATGATCCGGAAGCGGTGGTCTTCGCAGGACAATTGGCGGTGGCTTATCTCAATACATTCCAGAAAGATATTTTCATTGATTTGGTCTGCTACCGCCGTTTGGGACATAACGAGGCGGACGAGCCTTCAGCCACTCAGCCGAAAATGTACGAAAAAATCCGCGCCCATGACGTGCCGGCTAAGGTCTATGCCGACCGTTTGCAGCAATCCGGCATTATTGCCGCAGATGCTTATGAAGCCTATCAGGCGGATTATTTGGCACGTTTGGAAAGCGGCGAGCGCGTGGCGGAAGCCTCGGAAATCGACGGCAACGGCGATTTCCTCGCTCAAGAATGGAAGGCTTTGTCGAATCAGGATTGGTCTGCGCCGGTGGATACTAGCTTTGATACCGAGCGTTTGAAAGCCTTGGGCGTGCAAGCCTTCAGCGTACCGGATAGCTTTACTCCGCATGCGATTGTCAAACGCACCTTGGCGGCGCGTCAAGAAATGGCGACTGGCAAGCAGCCTTTGGATTGGGGCGCGGCGGAAAATCTCGCCTATGCCACCTTATTGGATCAAGGCTATCAAGTGCGGGTATCGGGCGAGGACTGCGGACGCGGAACCTTCTCGCATCGTCATGCGGTTTTGCATGACCAGAACACCGGCGAAAGCTATATGCCTTTGCAATATTTGAAGCCTAATCAACCGTCTATCCGCGTGATTGATTCCCTGCTCTCGGAAACCGGTGTATTGGGCTTTGAATACGGCTATTCGGTAGCGGAGCCGCGCGGCTTGATTATTTGGGAAGCGCAATTCGGCGATTTTGCCAACGTGGCGCAGGTCATTATCGACCAATTCATCGCCTCCGGCGAAACCAAATGGGGACGCTATAGCGGCTTGGTCATGCTGCTGCCGCACGGCTATGAAGGACAAGGGCCTGAGCACTCTTCGGCGCGTTTAGAGCGTTATCTGCAATTATCAGCCGATGAAAACTGGCAGGTATGCGTGCCGAGCACGCCGGCGCAAGTCTTCCATATGCTGCGCCGCCAAGTCTTGCGGCAATTCCGTAAGCCTTTGGTTGTAATGTCGCCCAAATCTTTACTGCGCCACAAATTGGCGGTCAGCGAATTGCAGGAATTGGCGAAAGGCCGCTTCCAAGAAATCATCGGCGAGATTGACGCTGTCGATGCCGCCAATGTGAAGCGTGTGATTATGTGTTCCGGCAAGGTCTATTACGATTTGCTGCAAAAACGCCGCGACGAGAATATTCAGGATATTGCGATTGTGCGCGTTGAGCAATTGTATCCTTTCCCAGAGCAGGCATTGGCGGATGTCTTGGCGCAATATCCTGTGCAGGCGGAATTGGTCTGGTGTCAGGAAGAGCCGCGCAATCAGGGCGCTTGGCATCAAATTTTCGAATCTTTGCAAACAGCGGTGGGCAATCGCGGCTTGACCTATTGCGGTCGCCGCGCTTCGGCTTCCACCGCCGCCGGCTATGCCAAAGTGCATGCGCAAGAGCAAGAAGCCTTAGTGAATCAGGCTTTAGGCTTGGCAAATTAA
- a CDS encoding IS630 transposase-related protein has product MAYSKDYRQMILNKLASGHSYRKLVEEYRLSATTIQRWKKSIERKKYERKPAKIDNEALMADVQAYPDDYCYERARRFNCSDRAIAIALKRVGITRKKRP; this is encoded by the coding sequence ATGGCATACTCAAAAGATTACAGACAAATGATATTGAACAAGCTGGCATCAGGTCATAGCTACAGAAAGCTTGTTGAAGAATATCGACTCAGCGCAACAACTATTCAACGTTGGAAGAAAAGCATAGAACGCAAGAAGTACGAACGCAAACCGGCAAAAATCGATAATGAAGCTTTAATGGCTGACGTCCAAGCTTATCCTGATGACTATTGCTATGAACGGGCAAGACGCTTTAACTGTAGCGACAGAGCTATTGCCATAGCATTAAAACGTGTCGGCATTACTCGAAAAAAAAGACCTTAA
- a CDS encoding IS630 family transposase, with protein sequence MHPKADKQQRLLFLKQLAAFEAEGRTLIYLDESGFKSHENRAYGYSHKGCPCLGKYNWQLKNQSNAIGAIHKNKLFAVGLYDCSINSDVFHCWVEELLLTQLPENSVIIMDNASFHKRQDTQELIADAGHHILWLPPYSPDLNPIEKMWAWLKRKRKDWRLNCIDKLFFYFLWICNSF encoded by the coding sequence ATTCATCCGAAAGCAGACAAACAACAGCGCCTATTATTTCTTAAGCAGTTAGCGGCATTTGAAGCTGAAGGCAGAACCCTGATTTACTTAGATGAAAGCGGCTTTAAATCTCATGAGAACAGAGCTTACGGCTATTCCCACAAAGGCTGTCCTTGTTTAGGAAAGTACAACTGGCAACTCAAGAATCAAAGCAATGCTATTGGGGCAATACATAAGAACAAGTTGTTTGCGGTAGGGCTTTACGATTGCAGTATTAATAGTGATGTATTTCATTGTTGGGTAGAAGAATTGCTGTTAACACAATTGCCTGAAAACAGCGTCATTATTATGGACAATGCCAGCTTTCACAAAAGACAGGATACCCAAGAGCTTATTGCAGATGCGGGACATCATATTTTATGGCTGCCGCCATACAGTCCGGATCTGAACCCAATCGAGAAAATGTGGGCTTGGCTTAAACGTAAACGCAAGGATTGGCGATTAAATTGCATCGATAAACTATTCTTTTACTTCTTGTGGATTTGTAACTCTTTTTGA
- the dacB gene encoding D-alanyl-D-alanine carboxypeptidase/D-alanyl-D-alanine endopeptidase, with protein MKCLWGLLIALGFSGWAGAQNVPANIAQLMQKNQISAEGLTLIIQDVAQEVPLVSLNAQTLRSPASLEKVLTTAAALIRLGGDYLWQTKFYADAMPDANGVIQGNLYVKGGGDPFLVEERLQQMLKDLRARGVRHITGNIVLDNSLYYLPQEARNTQSFDGNGWSAYNAVPSPLMVNFRTVKVRLSPQGKQQAAVALWPNIMNWKIDNQMTVNAGKCDTNYSPAVDLLRDERGYAVVQLTGKYSTACGARELTVVMGEESEQFYYLFHDLWYAEGGSFDGGGQIGPVPATAQPLYSGMSLPLREQIQKMNQLSNNVMTRQLLLTLGAEVYGVPGSLDKGRQAVRGTLAAFGVPVEGMLIDNGSGLSRDSRVSGHTLATLLLNLYASGYAMEFMQSLAVAGESGTLNRRFVGEALQGRVIGKTGTIDAVRGFAGYVQAQSGHVYVVVIIGNGKEAVKSRALQDDVLRWVYRQ; from the coding sequence ATGAAATGCTTATGGGGCTTGCTGATTGCTCTAGGGTTTTCAGGCTGGGCGGGGGCGCAAAACGTGCCTGCCAATATTGCGCAGCTGATGCAGAAAAATCAGATCTCCGCCGAGGGTTTGACTTTGATTATTCAGGATGTAGCGCAGGAAGTGCCTTTGGTCAGTTTGAATGCGCAGACGCTGCGTTCGCCCGCTTCTTTGGAGAAGGTGCTGACGACGGCGGCGGCTTTGATTCGCTTGGGCGGCGATTATTTATGGCAGACGAAGTTTTACGCCGATGCGATGCCCGATGCCAACGGCGTGATTCAGGGCAATTTGTATGTGAAGGGCGGCGGCGATCCTTTTTTGGTGGAGGAGCGTTTGCAGCAGATGCTGAAGGATTTGCGCGCGCGCGGGGTGCGCCATATCACGGGCAATATCGTGCTGGACAATTCTCTGTATTATTTGCCGCAGGAGGCGCGGAATACGCAGTCTTTCGACGGCAACGGCTGGTCGGCGTATAACGCGGTGCCGAGTCCTTTGATGGTGAATTTCCGCACGGTGAAAGTGCGTTTGTCGCCGCAGGGCAAGCAGCAGGCGGCGGTGGCTTTGTGGCCGAATATTATGAATTGGAAGATTGACAATCAGATGACTGTCAATGCCGGCAAATGCGATACCAATTATTCGCCGGCGGTGGATTTGCTGCGCGACGAACGCGGCTATGCCGTGGTGCAGTTGACGGGTAAATACAGCACGGCTTGCGGCGCGCGCGAATTGACGGTGGTCATGGGCGAGGAGAGCGAGCAATTTTATTATTTATTCCATGATTTATGGTATGCCGAGGGCGGCAGTTTTGACGGCGGCGGACAGATTGGTCCTGTGCCTGCCACAGCGCAGCCTTTGTACAGCGGCATGTCTTTGCCTTTGCGCGAGCAAATTCAGAAGATGAATCAGCTGAGCAATAATGTGATGACGCGGCAATTATTGCTGACTTTGGGCGCGGAGGTTTACGGCGTGCCGGGTTCTTTGGATAAAGGACGGCAGGCGGTTAGGGGAACCTTGGCGGCTTTCGGCGTGCCGGTTGAGGGGATGCTGATTGATAACGGCTCGGGTTTGTCGCGCGATTCGCGGGTCAGCGGTCATACTTTGGCAACCTTATTGCTTAATTTGTATGCTTCCGGCTATGCGATGGAGTTTATGCAGTCTTTGGCGGTTGCCGGCGAAAGCGGTACTTTGAACAGGCGTTTTGTCGGCGAGGCTTTGCAAGGGCGCGTTATCGGCAAGACTGGCACCATTGATGCGGTGCGCGGTTTTGCCGGCTATGTGCAGGCGCAAAGCGGGCATGTGTATGTGGTAGTGATTATTGGCAATGGCAAAGAGGCGGTTAAGAGCCGCGCTTTGCAAGATGATGTGTTGCGGTGGGTGTATCGACAATGA
- a CDS encoding 3-keto-L-gulonate-6-phosphate decarboxylase UlaD, with amino-acid sequence MAKPLLQIALDSLSLEKAVADAKNAESAVDIIEVGTILACAEGMKAVSTLRALHPNHIIVCDLKTTDGGAILAKMAFEAGADWLTVSAAAHIATITACKKVADEINASQTLTRPKEIQIEIYGNWTYEDAQDWVNLGIKQAIFHRSRDAELAGKGWTTEDIEKMERLEAIGLEVSITGGIVPEDIHLFKSVKNAKAFIAGRALVGEQGQATAAALREQINQYW; translated from the coding sequence ATGGCAAAACCTTTATTACAAATTGCACTTGATTCTTTAAGCCTTGAAAAAGCGGTTGCGGATGCGAAAAATGCGGAAAGCGCCGTCGATATTATTGAAGTAGGAACTATCTTAGCTTGTGCGGAAGGTATGAAAGCGGTCAGCACGTTGCGCGCCCTGCATCCTAATCATATTATCGTTTGTGATTTAAAAACCACCGACGGCGGTGCGATTCTCGCTAAAATGGCTTTTGAAGCCGGTGCGGATTGGCTCACCGTATCGGCCGCGGCGCATATCGCCACTATTACGGCTTGTAAAAAAGTCGCCGATGAAATCAATGCCAGTCAAACATTGACACGTCCAAAAGAAATTCAAATTGAAATTTATGGCAATTGGACTTATGAAGATGCGCAAGACTGGGTAAATCTGGGCATTAAACAAGCGATATTCCACCGTTCTCGCGATGCAGAATTGGCAGGCAAAGGCTGGACGACAGAAGATATTGAAAAAATGGAGCGTTTAGAAGCGATTGGCTTGGAAGTCTCGATTACCGGCGGTATTGTGCCTGAAGATATTCATTTATTCAAAAGCGTGAAAAATGCAAAAGCCTTTATTGCCGGCCGCGCTTTGGTCGGTGAACAAGGTCAAGCCACTGCTGCGGCTTTGCGCGAGCAAATCAATCAATATTGGTAA
- the hemW gene encoding radical SAM family heme chaperone HemW: MQPSTIPLALYIHIPWCVQKCPYCDFNSHSLKQRIDEDAYISHLLADFDIDYALNPRPIHSIFIGGGTPSLFSGASIARLLGELRQRADFADNIEITLEANPGTFEQAKFNAYRQAGVNRLSLGIQSFSPQQLRNLGRIHNDEEAHKAIIAAQQAGFERINTDLMFGLPHQSPEQALQDLKNAAAYGCEHLSWYQLTLEPNTAFYHHPPPLPDEDQRQDIFEQGAAFLRSQGFMQYETSAWTRGAKSAHNLNYWQFGDYLGIGAGAHGKISLADGNILRRSKFRAPNRYQAAHSQGANPYQDQEQIVAREEQGFEFMMNALRLKDGVARAYLPQRTALQHSDLAPVLETLIAKKLIADDPQTYRCTAQGYAFLNDVLTAFL, translated from the coding sequence ATGCAGCCCTCCACAATACCGCTCGCCCTCTACATCCACATCCCTTGGTGCGTGCAAAAATGCCCCTACTGCGACTTCAACTCGCACAGCCTCAAACAGCGCATCGATGAAGACGCCTACATCAGCCACCTCTTGGCGGACTTTGATATCGACTACGCCCTAAACCCCCGCCCCATTCACAGCATCTTCATCGGCGGCGGCACCCCCAGTCTCTTTAGCGGCGCAAGTATCGCCCGTCTGCTCGGCGAACTGCGGCAGCGCGCGGACTTTGCCGACAACATCGAAATCACCCTCGAAGCCAACCCCGGCACATTCGAGCAAGCCAAATTCAATGCCTACCGCCAAGCCGGCGTCAACCGCCTATCCCTAGGCATACAGAGCTTCTCCCCGCAACAACTGCGCAATCTCGGGCGCATTCATAACGACGAAGAAGCCCATAAAGCCATCATCGCCGCGCAGCAAGCCGGCTTTGAACGCATCAATACCGATCTCATGTTCGGACTCCCCCATCAAAGCCCCGAACAAGCCCTGCAAGACCTGAAAAACGCCGCCGCATACGGCTGCGAACATCTCAGCTGGTATCAACTCACCCTTGAACCCAACACCGCCTTCTACCATCATCCGCCCCCCCTGCCCGACGAAGACCAAAGACAAGACATCTTCGAACAAGGCGCCGCCTTCCTGCGCAGCCAAGGCTTCATGCAATATGAAACCTCCGCTTGGACGCGCGGCGCAAAAAGCGCGCACAACCTCAACTACTGGCAATTCGGCGACTACCTCGGCATTGGCGCCGGCGCACACGGCAAAATCAGCCTTGCCGACGGCAACATACTGCGGCGCAGCAAATTCCGCGCCCCCAACCGCTACCAAGCCGCGCACAGCCAAGGCGCCAATCCCTATCAAGACCAAGAACAAATTGTCGCCCGCGAAGAACAAGGCTTTGAATTCATGATGAACGCCCTGCGTCTGAAAGACGGCGTCGCGCGTGCATACCTTCCACAACGTACCGCGCTGCAACACAGCGACCTCGCCCCCGTTCTCGAAACCCTCATCGCCAAAAAACTCATTGCCGACGATCCGCAGACATACCGCTGCACCGCGCAAGGCTATGCTTTTCTTAACGATGTGCTGACCGCCTTTTTATAA
- a CDS encoding methylated-DNA--[protein]-cysteine S-methyltransferase, giving the protein MFCRPSCTARKPKRENVEFFATSKECILKGYRPCKVCRPLEHLHQTPPEIQNLLDELAHNPGLKLKDDDLQRRGIEPKFIRRWFLKNHGMTFHAFCRLHRINSAFKKIQSGEAIAHTAFDAGFDSLSGFSESFKKIFGVSPKQGKQQNIIDLKRIETPLGTMIACASNQGICLLEFSDRKMLETELKNIAKRQNALIIQGDNPFFQPLEKQLNEYFAKQRRKFSVPLHFIGTDFQQQVWHILQSIPYGETRSYGEQAKLLGKPKAVRAVANANGMNSISILVPCHRVIGANGELTGYGGGLWRKQYLLDLETSNKY; this is encoded by the coding sequence ATTTTTTGCCGCCCCTCCTGCACCGCCCGCAAACCCAAGCGCGAAAACGTAGAATTTTTTGCCACCAGCAAAGAATGCATCTTAAAAGGCTACCGCCCCTGCAAAGTATGCCGCCCCCTAGAACATCTGCACCAAACCCCGCCCGAAATCCAAAACCTTCTTGATGAATTAGCCCACAATCCCGGTTTAAAATTAAAAGACGATGATTTACAGCGCAGGGGAATTGAGCCTAAATTCATTCGCCGCTGGTTTTTAAAAAATCACGGCATGACATTTCACGCCTTTTGCCGCCTGCACCGCATCAACTCGGCATTTAAAAAAATCCAATCAGGCGAAGCCATTGCCCACACCGCCTTTGATGCGGGATTTGATTCATTAAGCGGATTTTCAGAATCCTTTAAAAAAATATTCGGCGTATCGCCTAAGCAAGGCAAACAGCAAAACATCATTGATTTAAAACGCATAGAAACACCGCTCGGTACCATGATCGCTTGCGCCAGCAATCAAGGCATTTGCTTATTGGAATTTAGCGATCGAAAAATGCTGGAAACCGAATTAAAAAACATCGCTAAACGCCAAAATGCTCTCATTATTCAAGGCGACAATCCCTTCTTTCAGCCATTAGAAAAACAATTAAACGAATATTTTGCCAAACAACGCAGAAAATTTAGCGTACCCCTGCATTTTATCGGCACGGATTTTCAGCAACAAGTTTGGCATATCTTGCAAAGCATACCCTATGGCGAAACCCGTTCTTACGGCGAACAAGCCAAATTATTAGGCAAACCCAAAGCCGTTCGAGCGGTTGCCAATGCTAACGGCATGAACAGCATTTCCATATTAGTACCCTGCCACCGCGTCATTGGCGCCAACGGCGAATTAACCGGCTATGGCGGCGGACTATGGCGAAAACAGTATTTGCTTGATTTGGAAACATCAAATAAATATTGA